A window of the Ostrea edulis chromosome 1, xbOstEdul1.1, whole genome shotgun sequence genome harbors these coding sequences:
- the LOC125663661 gene encoding uncharacterized protein LOC125663661, translating to MNICECCAVKSLQVINVMTSLQGGDNAGEISRAVMRSVMTNNCMSQFSGTGQKGKMAFIGTPLYKIILSAARKASKKTVSFEIIKREVLDVLRFAPYLPGGTNYAKKKAGKKSIQIIRFRILYGLIFPKVQILFAKKTFHREERCMEKQGLPDDIRVGLGISQIKSHFEG from the exons atgaatatttgtgaATGCTGTGCTGTCAAAAGCTTACAGGTG ATAAATGTCATGACCTCTCTGCAGGGTGGAGATAATGCAGGAGAGATTAGCAGAGCAGTGATGAGATCTGTGATGACCAACAATTGCATGAGCCAGTTTAGTGGCACTGGGCAGAAAGGAAAAATGGCCTTTATTGGAACACCCCTTTACAAAATCATTCTTT CTGCTGCACGCAAAGCATCAAAGAAAACTGTTtcgtttgaaataattaaacgAGAAGTTTTAGACGTTCTCAGATTCGCCCCATACCTTCCTGGAGGAACTAATTATGCTAAG aaAAAAGCGGGAAAGAAGTCGATTCAAATAATCAGATTCCGAATATTATATGGACTGATTTTTCCAAAAGTACAAATTTTATTTGCAAAGAAgactttt CACAGAGAAGAAAGATGTATGGAGAAACAGGGTCTCCCTGATGACATCCGGGTTGGACTTGGAATTTCTCAGATAAAAAGCCACTTTGAAGGATAG